One stretch of Streptomyces agglomeratus DNA includes these proteins:
- a CDS encoding SDR family NAD(P)-dependent oxidoreductase, giving the protein MQTTLPARFEGYGVLVTGAGRGIGAAIARQFSDEGARVLVTDVDAARAEKTAGEIAGARAFHCDVADRASVEAAVAYAVREFGALDVLVNNAYSCAPDAEFFEDEDETVWQRDLDVTLTGAYRCARAALPHLAASGRGAIVDIGSVNGEQDFGNHAYSAAKAGLASLTRTLAGHAARRGVRVNLVAPGTVRTDVWAEKGDALERAAAHYPLGRVGEPEDIAAAVAFLASRDAGWITGVTLPVDGGLLIGNLALREALGGP; this is encoded by the coding sequence ATGCAGACAACACTTCCGGCACGTTTCGAGGGGTACGGCGTCCTGGTCACCGGTGCCGGACGCGGCATCGGCGCGGCGATCGCGCGGCAGTTCTCGGACGAGGGGGCGCGGGTCCTCGTCACCGACGTGGACGCCGCGCGGGCGGAGAAGACGGCGGGGGAGATCGCCGGCGCGCGGGCGTTCCACTGCGACGTGGCGGACCGGGCGTCGGTGGAGGCGGCGGTCGCGTACGCGGTACGGGAGTTCGGGGCGCTCGACGTACTCGTCAACAACGCATACTCCTGCGCGCCCGACGCGGAGTTCTTCGAGGACGAGGACGAGACGGTGTGGCAGCGCGACCTCGACGTCACGCTGACCGGCGCGTACCGGTGCGCGCGGGCGGCGCTGCCGCATCTGGCCGCTTCGGGGCGGGGCGCGATCGTCGACATCGGGTCGGTCAACGGTGAACAGGACTTCGGCAACCACGCGTACAGCGCGGCCAAGGCGGGCCTCGCGAGCCTGACGCGGACGCTGGCGGGGCACGCGGCGCGGCGCGGCGTGCGGGTCAATCTGGTCGCGCCGGGGACAGTGCGCACGGACGTGTGGGCGGAGAAGGGCGACGCCCTGGAGCGCGCGGCGGCGCACTACCCGCTGGGGCGCGTGGGCGAGCCGGAGGACATCGCGGCGGCGGTCGCGTTCCTGGCGTCGCGGGACGCCGGGTGGATCACGGGAGTGACGCTGCCGGTGGACGGCGGGCTGCTGATCGGCAACCTGGCGTTGCGGGAAGCGCTGGGCGGGCCGTGA
- a CDS encoding energy-coupling factor ABC transporter ATP-binding protein, translating into MTMSLEVSGLAYAYPDGHQALFGVDLNVARGERVALLGPNGAGKTTLVLHLNGILTAGAGSVTVAGLPVGRQHLAEIRRRVGIVFQDPDDQLFMPTVREDVAFGPAAAGMRGAELEACVTAALERVGMAEYAGRPPHHLSFGQRRRVAVATVLAMEPEILVLDEPSSNLDPASRRELADILRSLDVTVLMVTHDLPYALELCPRSVILSGGVIVADGRTQDLLSDDAVMREHRLELPFGFDPGSVRVRA; encoded by the coding sequence ATGACGATGTCTCTTGAGGTCAGCGGCCTCGCGTACGCTTACCCCGACGGCCACCAGGCGCTCTTCGGCGTCGACCTGAACGTCGCGCGCGGCGAGCGGGTCGCGCTGCTCGGACCCAACGGCGCGGGCAAGACCACACTCGTACTGCATCTCAACGGCATCCTCACGGCCGGCGCGGGTTCCGTGACGGTGGCCGGACTGCCGGTCGGCAGGCAGCACCTCGCCGAGATCCGGCGCCGGGTCGGCATCGTCTTCCAGGACCCCGACGACCAGCTCTTCATGCCGACGGTCCGCGAGGACGTGGCCTTCGGGCCGGCGGCCGCGGGGATGCGCGGCGCGGAGCTGGAGGCGTGCGTGACGGCGGCGCTGGAGCGGGTGGGCATGGCGGAGTACGCCGGCCGGCCGCCGCACCACCTGTCCTTCGGACAGCGCCGCCGGGTGGCCGTCGCGACCGTACTGGCGATGGAGCCGGAGATCCTGGTCCTGGACGAGCCCTCGTCCAACCTGGACCCGGCCTCGCGGCGCGAACTCGCGGACATCCTGCGGTCGTTGGACGTGACGGTGCTGATGGTCACGCACGATCTGCCGTACGCGCTGGAGCTGTGCCCGCGTTCGGTGATTCTCAGCGGCGGCGTGATCGTGGCCGACGGACGGACGCAGGACCTGCTGTCGGACGACGCGGTGATGCGGGAACACCGGCTGGAGCTGCCGTTCGGGTTCGACCCGGGGTCGGTACGGGTGCGGGCGTAA
- a CDS encoding serine hydrolase domain-containing protein — translation MDAQGTVAAGFEPVKDAFVRNFGQRGERGAAVAVYRHGHKVVDLWAGTRDVDGTEPWAVDTAQVVRSATKGVAAAVPLLLHQRGQIDLDAPVATYWPEFKANGKERVLVRHLLSHRAGVPALDRPLTPAEAIDGVSGPRAVAAQEPAWEPGTDHGYHAQTYSWLIGELVKRVTGRTVGRWIAEEIARPLGLDFWVGLPADEAHRVGRVGPVEAPPPGGGTLRLRPKRSVSEAYADPASLTRRAFGAIDPLADENDPAYRAAELPASGGISTARALARCYAAMIGEVDGHRLFAPATLTLARTEESAGPDRVLVVGTRFGLGFMLHGSGAPLLAPGSFGHPGRGGSLGFADPESGIAFGYVTNGLQKGVTADPRAQALVAAVRSAA, via the coding sequence GTGGATGCACAGGGCACGGTGGCCGCCGGATTCGAACCGGTCAAGGACGCGTTCGTACGCAACTTCGGGCAACGCGGCGAGCGCGGCGCCGCCGTGGCCGTCTACCGCCACGGCCACAAGGTCGTCGACCTCTGGGCCGGCACCCGCGACGTCGACGGCACGGAGCCGTGGGCCGTCGACACCGCGCAGGTCGTGCGGTCCGCGACGAAGGGCGTCGCCGCCGCGGTGCCGCTGCTTCTCCACCAGCGCGGTCAGATCGACCTGGACGCCCCCGTGGCCACGTACTGGCCCGAGTTCAAGGCCAACGGCAAGGAGCGCGTGCTCGTACGGCACCTGCTGTCGCACCGGGCCGGCGTACCGGCGCTCGACCGGCCGCTGACACCCGCCGAGGCGATCGACGGCGTCAGCGGCCCGCGCGCCGTCGCCGCCCAGGAGCCCGCCTGGGAGCCCGGCACCGACCACGGCTACCACGCGCAGACGTACAGCTGGCTGATCGGCGAGCTGGTGAAGCGCGTGACGGGGCGGACCGTCGGCCGCTGGATCGCCGAGGAGATAGCCCGGCCGCTGGGGCTCGACTTCTGGGTCGGGCTGCCGGCGGACGAGGCGCACCGCGTCGGCCGCGTCGGGCCCGTCGAGGCGCCGCCGCCGGGCGGCGGGACCCTGCGGCTGCGGCCCAAGCGGAGCGTCAGCGAGGCGTACGCCGATCCCGCCTCGCTCACCCGGCGCGCCTTCGGCGCGATCGACCCGCTCGCGGACGAGAACGACCCGGCGTACCGCGCGGCCGAACTCCCCGCGTCCGGCGGGATCTCCACCGCGCGGGCGCTCGCCCGGTGTTACGCCGCGATGATCGGCGAGGTCGACGGGCACCGCCTGTTCGCCCCCGCCACCCTGACCCTCGCGCGCACCGAGGAGTCCGCCGGTCCGGACCGGGTGCTGGTCGTGGGGACCCGCTTCGGGCTCGGCTTCATGCTGCACGGCTCCGGCGCGCCCCTGCTCGCGCCCGGCTCGTTCGGACACCCGGGGCGCGGCGGCTCGCTCGGGTTCGCGGACCCGGAGTCGGGGATCGCCTTCGGGTACGTGACCAACGGGCTCCAGAAGGGAGTCACCGCCGATCCGCGCGCACAGGCACTGGTCGCGGCGGTGCGGTCGGCTGCATGA